TGGCCGAGAGCCTCCTCGCCGAGGCGGGCCTGGGGCCAGGGGACCTCGACGGGCTCGCGTTCGGGCGTGGCCCCGGGTCCTTCACGGGGGTGCGGATCGCCGCCGCGGTGGTCCAGGGGGTGGCGTTCGCCACGGGGTTGCCCGTCGCCCCGGTCTCGACGCTGCAGGCCCTGGCCGAGGGCGTCGCGCGCGAGATGGGCGAGGATTCCGTACTGGCGGTGCTCGACGCGCGGATGGGGGAGGTGTACTGGGGGGCCTACCGGCGGACGGCCTCGGGGCGGATGGAGGCCGTCGTCGAGGACACCTTGAGCGCGCCCGAGAGGGTCTCCGTGCCCGGGGCCGGGCCGTGGGCAGGGGCCGGAGACGGCTGGGCGGTGTACGGGGAAGTCCTGCGCGCGGTTCTCGGCGGTCGCCTGTCCTGCGAGCTCCCGGCGCGTCTGCCCAGGGCGGGGGACGTGGCTCACATCGGCACCGGGATCCTGGGGCGCGGCGAGGGCGTGCCGGCGGCTGCTGCCTTGCCCCTGTACCTTCGCGATCGGGTCGTGCACGTGTAGCATCACCCGGGGACATTTCGAAACCGAGGCATCATGTTCAGGCCCCTGGAGCTCTTCGTCGGTCTGCGCTACACGCGGGCCAAGCGGCGCAACCACTTCATCTCGTTCATCAGCCTCACCTCGATGCTCGGCATCGCCCTCGGGGTGACGGCGCTCATCACCGTACTGTCCGTGATGAACGGCTTCGAGAAGGAGCTGCGGGAGCGGATCCTCGGCATGGCGGCGCACGCGACGGTGTCGGGGGCGGAGGGGCGGCTCGAGGGTTGGCAGGAGGTCGCGGAGCGGCTCGCAGGCCATCCGAGGCTGCTCGGTCTCGCGCCCTACGTCCAGGCGGAGGGGATGCTCACCGAGGGTGACACGGTCCGGGGGACCCGGGTCCGGGGGATACTCCCCGAGGCCGAGCCTCGGGTCTC
The sequence above is a segment of the Gammaproteobacteria bacterium genome. Coding sequences within it:
- the tsaB gene encoding tRNA (adenosine(37)-N6)-threonylcarbamoyltransferase complex dimerization subunit type 1 TsaB, producing MKILAFETSTDACSVALRVGEETRERFEKAPRRHAELVLPMAESLLAEAGLGPGDLDGLAFGRGPGSFTGVRIAAAVVQGVAFATGLPVAPVSTLQALAEGVAREMGEDSVLAVLDARMGEVYWGAYRRTASGRMEAVVEDTLSAPERVSVPGAGPWAGAGDGWAVYGEVLRAVLGGRLSCELPARLPRAGDVAHIGTGILGRGEGVPAAAALPLYLRDRVVHV